A genomic stretch from Budorcas taxicolor isolate Tak-1 chromosome 15, Takin1.1, whole genome shotgun sequence includes:
- the IL18 gene encoding interleukin-18 has product MAAELVEDNCISFVEMKFINNTLYFVAENGEDLESDHFGKLEPKLSIIRNLNDQVLFISQGNQPVFEDMPDSDCSDNAPQTIFIIYMYKDSLTRGLAVTISVQCKKMSTLSCENKIISFKEMNPPDNIDNEGSDIIFFQRSVPGHDDKIQFESSLYKGYFLACKKENDLFKLILKRQDDNRDKSVMFTVQNQN; this is encoded by the exons ATGGCTGCAGAACTGGTAGAAGACAATTGCATCAGCTTTGTGGAAATGAAATTTATTAACAATACACTTtattttgtag ctGAAAATGGTG AAGACCTGGAATCAGATCACTTTGGCAAGCTTGAACCTAAGCTCTCAATCATACGAAATTTGAACGACCAAGTTCTCTTCATTAGCCAGGGAAATCAACCTGTCTTTGAGGATATGCCTGATTCTGACTGTTCAg ATAATGCACCCCAGAccatatttatcatatatatgtataaggacAGCCTCACTAGAGGTCTGGCTGTAACCATCTCTGTGCAGTGTAAGAAAATGTCTACTCTCTCCTGTGAGaacaaaattatttcctttaag gaaATGAATCCTCCTGATAACATTGATAATGAAGGAAGTGACATCATATTCTTTCAGAGAAGTGTTCCAGGACATGATGATAAGATACAATTTGAGTCTTCATTGTACAAAGGGTACTTTCTAGCTTGTAAAAAAGAGAATGACCTTTTCAAACTCATTTTGAAAAGACAGGACGATAATAGAGATAAATCTGTAATGTTCACTGTTCAAAACCAGAACTAG